The Flammeovirga agarivorans genome has a window encoding:
- a CDS encoding beta-propeller fold lactonase family protein, giving the protein MKKFYKFQLIFAFIAVIFSSCVEDKESTPYVPGSEGFQLNSYGQFGKPNTTSIMGASIFGDDSVTVSQQAYKDQNGEIIGGHVEGFTSNGELTVITTSVSEQIIIANTKTLEKIHVINSGVETPRYAAFDGNYAYVTQWGPVQSDFSYNDPKVHVVNLSTGSIENSFSVGSNPEGIAVVDGKILVAASNTTEVEVYNTSDLEKVGSIDVGVHPQHFVYQNNEIWVSLGNGYNPDWSPSFDTAKLGIAKIDVNGLSYSNFVNYPGITNEGNIQPTTNADEILAIGSGEIVVINTASKNVDTLIEEAAITGVAQNPSTNDIYVALTPDYENPGKCKIYNESGDEKAEIPAGVNPVHFIFY; this is encoded by the coding sequence ATGAAAAAGTTTTACAAATTTCAGCTAATCTTTGCATTTATTGCAGTAATTTTTTCATCATGTGTTGAGGATAAAGAGTCAACTCCTTATGTTCCTGGTTCAGAAGGTTTCCAATTGAACTCATATGGTCAATTTGGTAAGCCTAATACTACTTCAATCATGGGCGCATCCATTTTTGGTGATGATAGCGTAACTGTTTCTCAACAAGCTTACAAAGATCAAAACGGTGAGATCATTGGTGGACATGTTGAAGGATTTACTTCAAATGGTGAGTTAACGGTGATCACTACTTCAGTTAGCGAGCAAATTATCATTGCAAACACAAAAACATTAGAAAAAATCCATGTAATCAACTCAGGAGTCGAAACTCCTAGATATGCTGCCTTTGATGGCAACTATGCTTATGTTACTCAATGGGGACCTGTACAGTCAGATTTCAGCTATAATGATCCTAAAGTACATGTTGTAAACTTATCAACAGGTTCAATTGAAAATTCATTTTCAGTAGGTTCAAATCCAGAAGGTATTGCAGTGGTAGATGGAAAGATCTTAGTTGCTGCTAGTAATACTACTGAAGTGGAAGTTTACAATACATCTGATCTTGAAAAAGTAGGAAGTATCGATGTTGGAGTTCATCCACAACACTTTGTATATCAAAATAATGAGATCTGGGTATCTTTAGGTAATGGCTATAACCCTGATTGGTCTCCAAGTTTTGACACAGCAAAATTAGGTATTGCAAAAATTGATGTAAACGGCCTTTCTTATTCAAATTTTGTTAACTACCCTGGTATCACAAATGAAGGTAATATTCAACCAACTACTAATGCTGATGAAATCTTAGCTATTGGTTCTGGTGAAATTGTAGTAATCAATACTGCAAGTAAAAATGTAGATACATTAATCGAAGAAGCAGCGATTACAGGTGTTGCACAAAATCCTTCTACAAACGACATCTATGTAGCATTAACTCCTGATTATGAAAATCCAGGAAAATGTAAAATATATAATGAAAGTGGAGATGAAAAAGCTGAAATTCCTGCAGGAGTCAACCCAGTTCATTTCATTTTCTACTAA
- a CDS encoding TonB-dependent receptor plug domain-containing protein, with protein MRLKGLMAVLFFISTYCVGQEYQLPDRELKEVEITAKSMKYYSQGAHIQTFDSTEMQFYNEGTLATLLRDKASVYIREYGAPGQLSSISIRGASPENTAIVWNGINLNSLTLGQTDMSTINTFYFDNIDLQYGASSAQYGSGAVGGTIILKDQLDWERENHFELQTAYGSFNQQFYGFKAQYGNNKWKHKTVGLYQMADNDYTFYNEYAKEDQVQQNAGFWHAGILHETHFKPNENEEWSVNLWYTQDQRGIQPIMGNNMKPSTYDSTENTNFRGVVNYKVKNDKWTHTASVAYIQDELLNGGSQIATQRVQGDYRGETSLTNSLTLQTGLTLMNIWPDVYAYAADTEEFRGSVFAALRWDVTNRFNVSTTLRQTVVTGYSAPFTPSLNLSYIALEDGSQSLKIKSSAGRSYRVPTLNERYWGEKANPDIKPEDGYNVDLGFDYTKSNNHLTFNTSVTGFYLRTFNKILWIPGNPTYAANVKETYSRGVEVSADIGNQYSKQLLKWKFGAAYSFTDAQNLDKDKQLMYVPKNLIRSYINLGIATWSLNIDGNFVGKRTTANDYYNLDAYQLLNVGLSKWFKINNSRILLTAKVNNITNSEYQNYEEYPMPGINYMFKANFNF; from the coding sequence ATGAGATTAAAAGGTCTAATGGCCGTTTTATTCTTTATCTCCACTTATTGTGTAGGTCAAGAGTATCAGCTTCCTGATCGAGAATTAAAAGAAGTTGAGATCACTGCCAAATCAATGAAGTACTATAGTCAAGGGGCACATATCCAAACCTTTGACAGTACTGAAATGCAATTCTATAATGAAGGTACTCTAGCGACTTTATTAAGAGATAAAGCTTCAGTATATATTCGAGAATATGGTGCTCCAGGGCAACTTTCTAGTATCTCTATTCGTGGTGCATCTCCAGAAAATACTGCGATTGTATGGAATGGCATTAACTTAAATTCTTTGACGTTAGGTCAAACAGATATGTCTACCATTAATACTTTCTATTTTGATAATATTGACCTTCAGTATGGAGCAAGTTCTGCACAATATGGTTCTGGGGCAGTAGGTGGTACCATTATCCTTAAAGATCAATTGGATTGGGAGAGAGAAAATCATTTTGAATTACAAACAGCATACGGAAGCTTCAACCAACAATTTTATGGTTTTAAAGCTCAATATGGTAATAATAAATGGAAGCATAAGACAGTAGGCCTTTATCAGATGGCTGATAATGATTATACATTTTATAATGAATATGCCAAAGAAGATCAGGTACAACAAAATGCTGGTTTTTGGCATGCAGGAATTCTTCATGAAACTCATTTTAAACCAAATGAAAACGAAGAATGGTCCGTTAATCTATGGTATACACAAGATCAAAGGGGTATTCAACCAATCATGGGCAATAACATGAAGCCGAGTACTTATGACTCTACTGAAAATACAAATTTCAGAGGAGTTGTAAATTACAAAGTGAAAAATGATAAATGGACACATACTGCAAGTGTCGCCTATATTCAGGATGAATTATTAAACGGTGGAAGCCAAATTGCCACACAAAGAGTTCAGGGAGATTATAGAGGTGAAACATCATTAACCAACAGTTTAACATTACAAACTGGTTTGACTCTAATGAACATTTGGCCAGATGTTTATGCCTACGCTGCCGACACAGAGGAATTTAGAGGGTCCGTTTTTGCAGCCCTTAGATGGGATGTCACCAATCGTTTTAATGTATCTACCACATTACGACAAACAGTCGTTACTGGATACTCTGCTCCATTTACACCCTCACTGAATTTATCTTATATCGCATTAGAAGATGGGAGTCAATCTTTAAAAATAAAAAGTTCGGCTGGAAGAAGTTATAGAGTCCCTACCCTCAACGAAAGGTATTGGGGAGAAAAAGCTAACCCAGACATTAAACCAGAAGATGGATATAATGTTGATTTAGGTTTTGACTATACAAAAAGCAACAACCATCTAACATTCAATACATCAGTTACGGGATTTTATCTTAGAACTTTTAATAAAATCTTATGGATTCCAGGAAATCCTACATATGCTGCCAACGTAAAAGAAACATATTCTAGGGGTGTAGAAGTAAGTGCAGATATTGGAAATCAGTATTCAAAACAACTATTAAAATGGAAGTTTGGAGCAGCATACTCTTTCACTGATGCTCAGAACTTAGACAAAGACAAACAACTTATGTATGTACCTAAAAACCTTATTAGGTCCTACATCAACTTAGGTATAGCAACTTGGTCTCTTAATATTGATGGTAATTTCGTTGGTAAGAGAACCACAGCAAATGATTACTACAACCTTGACGCTTACCAACTCCTTAATGTTGGATTAAGCAAATGGTTCAAAATAAACAATAGCAGAATTTTATTGACTGCTAAAGTGAATAATATAACTAATTCAGAATACCAGAACTATGAAGAATACCCTATGCCGGGTATTAATTATATGTTCAAAGCAAATTTCAATTTTTAA
- a CDS encoding ABC transporter substrate-binding protein codes for MQLNKSLYTIVLSFLILFFGCQQKENKQTSQKENQEQNIGSVKSEVLHAKTFKLEYKDNLKLLHFINPFNDGQETFVLLPKGNSLPDQYKGHQVISIPVKNVITTTTAQTSMMEELGSIDAIRGYVDKTYMYSQDIIDRMEEGRIISVGYDMEGNAEKVILSDADLVMVVGSSSTSSNSFPVIQKAGIPILANTDWQESDLLGRAEWIKVFGALLNKEAEANALFESITKQYNEYKHLATQAKSSPKVISGLPYKGLWSVPGGASYLAKAFHDVHVDYPWFDNDQKGSLQFDLEGVYAKGKDAKYWINVGMINSLEELKGVDKRYAEFDAFTNGGIYNNNNKMNKAANDYWGTGILHPEIILADLIKIFHPELLPDHELYFFQKIN; via the coding sequence ATGCAGCTAAACAAGTCACTATATACTATAGTCCTTTCTTTCCTCATCCTATTTTTTGGATGTCAGCAGAAGGAAAACAAACAAACGTCTCAGAAAGAGAATCAAGAGCAAAATATTGGCTCAGTAAAATCGGAAGTGTTACATGCTAAAACTTTTAAGTTAGAGTATAAGGACAATCTTAAATTATTACACTTCATCAATCCTTTTAACGACGGTCAAGAGACATTTGTATTATTACCAAAAGGGAATTCTCTTCCTGATCAATACAAAGGCCATCAAGTTATTTCAATTCCAGTAAAAAATGTAATTACAACGACCACCGCTCAAACTTCTATGATGGAAGAACTTGGAAGTATTGATGCTATTAGGGGGTATGTTGATAAAACCTATATGTATAGCCAAGACATTATTGACCGTATGGAAGAAGGTCGTATTATTTCTGTTGGTTATGATATGGAAGGAAATGCTGAAAAAGTAATCTTAAGTGATGCTGACTTGGTTATGGTTGTAGGAAGCAGTTCAACCTCTTCTAATTCATTCCCTGTTATTCAAAAAGCAGGCATTCCTATCTTAGCCAATACAGATTGGCAAGAAAGTGACTTATTGGGAAGAGCCGAATGGATTAAGGTTTTTGGTGCTCTTCTTAACAAGGAAGCCGAAGCAAATGCTTTGTTTGAAAGCATTACAAAGCAATACAACGAATATAAACATCTAGCTACTCAGGCAAAATCTTCTCCGAAAGTGATTAGTGGTTTACCGTACAAAGGCCTTTGGTCTGTACCTGGTGGAGCCTCTTATTTGGCTAAAGCTTTTCATGATGTTCATGTAGATTATCCTTGGTTCGACAATGATCAAAAAGGTAGTTTACAATTCGACTTAGAAGGCGTTTATGCAAAAGGAAAAGATGCAAAGTATTGGATTAACGTTGGTATGATCAATTCCTTGGAAGAGTTAAAAGGCGTTGACAAGAGGTATGCTGAATTTGATGCATTTACCAACGGAGGAATCTACAACAACAATAATAAAATGAATAAAGCAGCCAATGATTATTGGGGTACAGGAATTTTACACCCAGAAATCATTTTAGCTGACCTTATTAAGATTTTCCATCCGGAACTTCTTCCCGATCACGAATTATACTTCTTTCAAAAAATTAATTAA
- a CDS encoding N-acetylmuramoyl-L-alanine amidase-like domain-containing protein: MSRQFLSIISLLFITFYCQAQFVCTIPSTKAFEDKLTTLNQLPLQGLTSNEKAISIAKTFVGEPYLEKTLEINEKREDLVINYLGFDCTTFVESVVALTKLYSGEDNEKFRNLNHYASILEYLRYRDGRRNGYPSRLHYFTEWVRNNQKKGIVTDVTEKIGGTVYDKKINFMSTHITAYKQLVGNDSALVEVKKIEDQINTKPLSQIYIKEIAEIESKIEPGDIIALVCKVDGLDVSHVGFAVRLEDHRIHLLHASQSGGEVEITKKPLAEWLKNSKLNTGITVARIN, translated from the coding sequence ATGTCAAGACAATTCTTATCAATAATTAGCTTATTATTTATCACTTTTTATTGCCAAGCACAGTTTGTTTGTACAATTCCAAGTACAAAAGCTTTTGAAGATAAGCTCACAACATTAAACCAACTTCCTTTACAAGGGCTTACTTCGAATGAAAAGGCAATCAGTATTGCCAAAACATTTGTAGGTGAACCCTATCTTGAAAAGACCCTCGAAATAAATGAAAAGAGGGAAGACTTAGTCATTAATTATCTAGGTTTTGATTGTACTACCTTTGTAGAATCTGTAGTTGCTTTAACTAAATTGTATTCTGGAGAGGACAATGAAAAATTTAGAAACCTCAATCATTATGCAAGTATCTTAGAATATTTAAGATATAGAGACGGGAGACGAAATGGGTACCCTTCACGATTACATTATTTTACAGAATGGGTAAGAAATAATCAGAAAAAAGGTATTGTTACTGACGTTACGGAGAAAATCGGAGGAACAGTATACGATAAGAAAATCAACTTTATGAGTACTCATATCACTGCGTACAAACAGTTAGTTGGTAATGATTCCGCTTTAGTAGAGGTCAAGAAAATTGAAGATCAAATAAATACAAAGCCACTCTCTCAAATATATATTAAAGAAATAGCTGAGATAGAAAGTAAAATAGAACCTGGAGATATTATTGCTTTGGTTTGTAAAGTAGATGGTTTAGATGTCTCTCATGTCGGTTTTGCAGTAAGATTGGAAGACCACCGTATACATTTATTACATGCCTCACAATCTGGAGGGGAAGTTGAAATCACAAAAAAACCTTTAGCAGAGTGGTTAAAAAATAGCAAATTGAACACCGGGATAACAGTTGCAAGAATCAACTAG
- a CDS encoding MORN repeat-containing protein, whose translation MELTLQSNYKNINRMLRKSLGFMLCFLLINFTSVLGQEISEHPEKDKYVGQFNGDGQRHGMGTYTWEDGTVYQGKWRNDLMDGRGSLKFANGNKYEGNFSKGQPFGAGVYNWANGDVYQGGFLDGKMHGRGILITRSGERHEGTWMYNQVNGEGQHWYANGAQYIGEWKNGKRHGKGIMLYPNGDTEQGEWRDDEYVPCDCYRESVSVAEAYNESEAVFVGKVFEIETTDEGYDRVGIIVSEYWKGALYPKRKVYMRAEYGSCDFVYFEDEEYLIYAQPYQFDKSLYYPTKCTRSMRTSLPLASRDIEELRKMSCEIKENDDRKVAFDFTDDPVCGCDGEDYKNPYQAYKAGVAHWYAGTCEEKKKRDEEIRRAKYKIKDEIKEEKKEIEKETQQMYNYVEED comes from the coding sequence ATGGAACTTACCTTGCAATCAAACTATAAAAATATCAATAGAATGTTAAGAAAGTCTCTTGGATTTATGTTGTGTTTTTTACTGATAAATTTTACGTCAGTATTAGGACAAGAAATCAGTGAGCACCCTGAAAAAGATAAATATGTTGGTCAATTTAACGGGGATGGTCAACGTCATGGTATGGGAACATATACATGGGAAGATGGAACGGTTTATCAAGGAAAATGGAGAAATGACTTGATGGACGGTAGAGGAAGTTTAAAATTTGCGAATGGCAATAAGTACGAAGGGAACTTCTCTAAAGGACAACCATTTGGCGCCGGTGTATATAATTGGGCAAATGGTGATGTATATCAAGGAGGTTTTCTTGATGGAAAAATGCATGGTCGTGGTATATTAATTACTCGTTCAGGTGAAAGACACGAAGGTACTTGGATGTATAATCAAGTCAATGGAGAAGGCCAACACTGGTATGCTAACGGAGCACAATATATTGGTGAATGGAAAAACGGTAAACGCCATGGAAAAGGTATAATGCTTTATCCAAATGGAGATACAGAACAAGGTGAGTGGAGAGATGATGAGTACGTGCCATGTGACTGTTATAGAGAATCTGTATCTGTTGCCGAAGCATATAACGAATCAGAGGCAGTATTTGTCGGGAAAGTTTTTGAAATTGAAACAACTGATGAAGGGTATGATAGAGTAGGGATTATTGTTTCAGAATATTGGAAAGGTGCTTTATATCCGAAAAGAAAAGTATATATGCGCGCTGAGTATGGCTCATGTGACTTCGTCTACTTTGAAGATGAGGAATACCTAATTTATGCTCAACCTTATCAATTTGACAAATCGTTATATTACCCTACAAAATGTACGCGTTCAATGCGTACGAGCTTACCTTTAGCTTCAAGAGACATTGAAGAATTAAGAAAAATGTCTTGTGAAATTAAAGAAAACGACGATCGTAAAGTAGCTTTTGATTTCACAGATGACCCTGTTTGTGGTTGTGATGGAGAGGATTACAAAAATCCATATCAAGCTTATAAAGCAGGGGTGGCACATTGGTACGCCGGAACCTGTGAGGAAAAGAAAAAGCGTGATGAAGAAATTAGAAGAGCCAAGTATAAAATCAAGGACGAAATAAAAGAAGAAAAGAAAGAAATTGAGAAAGAAACTCAGCAGATGTATAATTATGTTGAAGAGGATTAA
- a CDS encoding PH domain-containing protein produces MGLFNTLMGNVSNANIEDVQEKFGFVLSSDEQFVKAYQLVRDQWIFTNKRLLIVDKQGITGKKAELLTIPYKQIEQFSMETKGNFDADSELKIWVKRIPEPIETKFGSDQDVKEVYQLLSEGVL; encoded by the coding sequence ATGGGCCTGTTTAATACTTTAATGGGTAATGTTTCCAATGCTAATATTGAAGACGTTCAAGAAAAGTTTGGTTTCGTTTTATCATCAGACGAACAATTTGTAAAAGCTTATCAATTAGTTAGAGATCAATGGATCTTTACCAACAAAAGACTTTTAATTGTCGATAAGCAAGGTATCACAGGAAAGAAAGCGGAACTTCTAACTATTCCTTACAAACAAATAGAGCAGTTCTCTATGGAGACAAAAGGAAATTTTGATGCTGATTCTGAGTTGAAAATCTGGGTTAAAAGAATTCCAGAACCTATAGAAACTAAGTTTGGAAGTGATCAGGATGTAAAAGAAGTATATCAATTACTTTCTGAAGGAGTATTATAA
- a CDS encoding GNAT family N-acetyltransferase: MQKWLNKTELEGALVKLIPLTLEHKEELLNAASDGELWKLWFTSVPSINTIDKYLEKALEDYQLEKSLPFVVIDKKTNKVIGSTRFTNAVTHHKRVEIGYTWYAKSYQKTGVNTECKFLLLRHAFETLHCIAVEFRTHWHNQASRKAIARLGAKQDGVLRNHQIGEDGTLRDTVVFSIVRDEWAVTKKSLLFKLNQ, from the coding sequence ATGCAAAAGTGGTTAAATAAAACAGAGTTAGAAGGTGCATTAGTGAAACTAATCCCTTTAACACTGGAGCATAAAGAAGAATTACTAAATGCTGCAAGTGATGGAGAATTATGGAAATTATGGTTTACCTCGGTTCCATCTATCAATACAATAGATAAATACCTTGAAAAGGCATTAGAGGATTATCAGTTAGAAAAGTCTTTACCTTTTGTCGTTATCGATAAAAAGACAAATAAAGTCATTGGATCTACGCGTTTTACTAATGCCGTTACTCATCATAAAAGGGTAGAGATTGGGTATACATGGTATGCAAAAAGTTATCAAAAAACAGGGGTAAATACAGAATGTAAATTTCTTCTCTTAAGACATGCTTTTGAAACCCTACATTGTATTGCCGTAGAATTTAGAACACATTGGCATAATCAAGCTTCTAGAAAAGCAATTGCGAGGTTAGGAGCTAAGCAAGATGGGGTTTTAAGAAATCATCAAATTGGTGAAGATGGTACACTTAGAGACACTGTAGTTTTCTCAATTGTTCGCGATGAGTGGGCTGTCACAAAAAAATCTTTATTATTTAAATTGAATCAATAA
- a CDS encoding peptidase domain-containing ABC transporter: MTNKGYKKLSLILSSLIRHNIDESITEPIVDLQLSNDFWEVFIRYADEINLAIVKSKGTINQLTTHLEKSITPFIAQCNIDDNIVPVIFHLNKKGKVVAQSVDVLGQEEEINLNLALSQLVREDNGEIIYAIPISNNPLISDSKSKKKNTSSNRLYRLLAAEKKDIGYIYIYALLISLFGLVLPLGVQTVIELIAGGVVIDSITVMIGLVVVFTMFTGGLQIMQLKVVETLQRRVFVKAAFEFAFRLPKIKLEALMGNYAPELMNRFFDVLTIQKSLPKFLIDLSGAVLQILFGMILLSFYHPLFIVFGVVLISMLVILFYFTGPKALEANMVESKYKYKVVHWLEEMARTLSSFKIVGRTLLPLDRTENLTNHYLHYREKQFNVVINQFIFVYIFKTLVTGGLLIIGSWLVINRQMNLGQFVASEIVIVLVLSASEKLVLSMEVAYDMLTAVDKIAHVTDLPLERKGGVFMNNEDRKGFAIKMKDVKFAYSDGYRALNGITINIKSGERICLSGYNNSGKDTMILALSSFLDNYKGAISYDDYNLRDLDLINLRSDISKNVSEEELFDGTLYENITMGRESVTYEDIIWALKSVELLEFVEKQPNGLQTVITAGGRVFSESVAIRFILARCIVDRPKLLILNKTFQELESNVRLKILSFIIDKSNPWTVIFVGNDPILSTLSDRVAILSNGKVETIGTINEIKDHEGYKQCFLTTKTFNA, translated from the coding sequence ATGACTAACAAAGGATATAAGAAACTTAGTTTAATTCTTTCATCTCTGATTCGTCACAATATTGACGAAAGCATAACCGAGCCAATTGTCGACTTACAATTATCCAATGATTTTTGGGAGGTCTTTATACGATATGCCGATGAAATCAATTTAGCGATTGTAAAAAGTAAAGGTACTATAAATCAGCTGACTACTCATCTTGAAAAAAGTATCACTCCTTTTATCGCTCAGTGTAATATAGACGACAATATTGTTCCAGTAATTTTCCACTTAAATAAAAAGGGAAAAGTAGTGGCTCAATCTGTTGATGTATTAGGTCAGGAGGAAGAAATAAACTTAAACTTGGCATTAAGCCAATTAGTTAGGGAAGATAATGGTGAAATTATCTACGCTATACCTATTTCTAATAATCCATTAATTTCTGACAGTAAATCGAAGAAGAAAAACACGTCTTCAAATCGTTTATATAGATTATTAGCAGCAGAGAAAAAGGATATTGGTTATATCTATATCTATGCTCTACTTATATCTTTATTTGGTTTAGTGTTGCCTTTAGGTGTACAGACTGTCATAGAATTAATCGCCGGAGGTGTTGTTATCGATTCCATCACCGTAATGATTGGTTTGGTGGTAGTGTTTACCATGTTTACCGGAGGTTTACAAATCATGCAGTTAAAAGTGGTGGAGACCTTGCAACGAAGGGTGTTTGTAAAAGCGGCCTTCGAATTTGCCTTTAGACTTCCAAAAATAAAGCTGGAAGCACTAATGGGAAATTATGCACCAGAATTAATGAACCGTTTCTTTGATGTATTAACGATACAAAAAAGTTTACCTAAATTTTTAATTGATTTATCAGGAGCAGTTCTTCAAATCCTTTTCGGAATGATTCTATTATCATTCTACCACCCATTATTTATTGTATTTGGTGTAGTACTGATCTCAATGTTAGTAATACTATTTTACTTCACTGGACCAAAGGCTTTGGAAGCCAATATGGTGGAGTCGAAATATAAATACAAAGTTGTACACTGGTTGGAAGAAATGGCGAGAACGCTTTCTTCATTCAAGATCGTTGGTAGAACTTTATTGCCATTAGACAGAACGGAAAACCTAACAAACCATTACCTACACTACAGAGAAAAACAATTCAACGTTGTTATCAATCAGTTTATCTTTGTATATATCTTTAAAACATTAGTTACAGGTGGACTTTTAATTATAGGTTCATGGTTAGTAATTAATCGTCAAATGAATTTAGGTCAATTTGTAGCTTCAGAAATCGTTATTGTATTAGTACTTTCTGCCTCAGAAAAGTTAGTGCTTTCGATGGAAGTTGCCTATGATATGCTAACAGCAGTAGATAAAATTGCCCATGTAACAGACCTACCTTTAGAAAGAAAAGGTGGTGTGTTTATGAATAACGAAGATAGAAAAGGTTTTGCCATCAAAATGAAAGATGTAAAGTTTGCTTATTCTGATGGATACAGAGCATTAAATGGCATAACAATCAATATTAAATCTGGAGAACGTATCTGTTTATCAGGATATAATAACTCAGGAAAAGATACAATGATCTTGGCACTATCTAGTTTCCTAGATAACTACAAAGGTGCAATTAGCTATGATGATTATAATTTAAGAGACCTTGATCTCATAAACCTTAGAAGTGATATTTCTAAAAACGTTTCTGAAGAAGAGCTTTTTGATGGAACGTTATATGAGAATATTACCATGGGTAGAGAAAGTGTTACTTATGAAGATATCATCTGGGCACTAAAGAGTGTGGAATTACTTGAGTTTGTAGAAAAACAACCAAATGGTCTTCAAACAGTAATTACAGCAGGTGGCCGCGTATTCTCCGAAAGCGTTGCTATTCGCTTTATTTTAGCTAGATGTATTGTAGATAGACCAAAATTATTGATTTTAAACAAGACATTCCAAGAGCTTGAAAGTAATGTAAGATTAAAGATTCTTTCTTTCATTATTGATAAATCGAACCCATGGACTGTTATTTTTGTCGGTAACGATCCTATATTATCAACGTTGAGTGACCGAGTGGCAATTTTGTCGAATGGTAAAGTTGAAACGATTGGTACTATTAATGAAATCAAAGATCATGAAGGTTACAAACAGTGTTTCCTTACTACTAAAACTTTCAACGCTTAA
- a CDS encoding HlyD family secretion protein yields MLNITEKKSSEQHEFERRFGTLNTLNSPSQARKVARVLMVLLALFIIIMFLPWQQNIRARGEITALTPQDRPQKIQCPIDGTIAQWNVQEGQHVDSGQVLLTIAEVKDKYIDPDMILRLEEGIQAKGEAIIAKQDKVEAKKRQLEALEAGLLIKLKQFDNKIEQSILKIEGDSIAWEASKVDLKNADRQYKANQELHEKGLISLTKLETVRSKYQQSVAKEVSARTKLEMARNEYQNAVLGKNAARNEVLDKIAKTDSELSTTLSDIADSDAALAKARNELSSMEIRAGMRVIRAPQKGVVVQALNSGIGENVKSGQALLTLVPDEPHLAAAIYIKTMDVPLIEEGRHVRLRFDGWPSIQFSGWPSVSVGTFGGQVQVVDFMNQPDGTFRVLITQDSKEKDEPWPAELRMGTGVFGWVMLEEVPIWYELWRQINGFPPSLKDYKGGSDQGKKK; encoded by the coding sequence ATGCTGAATATAACAGAAAAGAAATCTTCTGAACAACATGAATTTGAAAGAAGATTTGGCACATTAAATACATTAAACTCTCCTAGTCAAGCAAGAAAAGTGGCTAGAGTACTGATGGTACTTCTTGCTCTTTTTATTATCATAATGTTTCTACCTTGGCAGCAAAACATTAGAGCTAGAGGTGAAATTACAGCACTGACACCACAAGATCGACCTCAAAAAATTCAATGTCCAATTGATGGTACAATTGCTCAATGGAATGTACAGGAAGGACAACATGTAGATTCTGGCCAAGTATTATTGACAATTGCAGAAGTTAAAGATAAATACATTGACCCTGATATGATCTTACGTTTGGAAGAAGGTATCCAAGCAAAAGGAGAAGCAATCATTGCAAAACAAGATAAAGTTGAAGCAAAGAAACGTCAATTAGAAGCATTAGAAGCAGGTTTATTAATCAAGTTAAAGCAATTTGATAATAAAATTGAGCAATCGATTTTAAAGATTGAAGGAGATAGTATTGCATGGGAGGCATCAAAAGTAGATTTAAAGAACGCCGACCGTCAATACAAAGCGAATCAAGAACTTCATGAGAAAGGACTAATTTCTTTAACAAAATTAGAAACGGTAAGAAGTAAATACCAACAATCAGTAGCCAAGGAAGTTTCTGCAAGAACGAAACTTGAAATGGCAAGAAACGAATACCAGAATGCCGTATTGGGTAAAAATGCAGCTAGAAACGAAGTATTAGATAAAATTGCTAAAACGGATTCTGAATTGAGTACTACTTTATCTGATATTGCAGATAGTGATGCAGCACTTGCTAAAGCTAGAAACGAACTTTCTAGTATGGAAATTAGAGCAGGTATGAGAGTAATTAGAGCACCACAAAAAGGTGTTGTTGTACAAGCTCTTAATAGTGGTATTGGTGAAAACGTAAAAAGTGGACAAGCATTATTAACTCTTGTTCCTGATGAACCACACCTTGCAGCAGCAATTTATATCAAAACAATGGATGTTCCTTTAATTGAAGAAGGCAGACATGTGAGATTAAGATTTGATGGTTGGCCATCAATACAATTCTCTGGTTGGCCAAGTGTAAGTGTAGGTACATTTGGTGGTCAGGTTCAAGTTGTAGACTTTATGAATCAACCTGATGGTACTTTTAGAGTATTGATCACACAAGATTCAAAAGAAAAAGATGAGCCATGGCCTGCTGAGTTAAGAATGGGTACAGGTGTATTTGGTTGGGTAATGTTAGAGGAAGTGCCAATTTGGTACGAACTATGGCGTCAAATCAATGGTTTCCCACCAAGCTTAAAAGATTATAAAGGAGGATCCGACCAGGGTAAAAAGAAATAA